In the genome of Stigmatopora nigra isolate UIUO_SnigA chromosome 7, RoL_Snig_1.1, whole genome shotgun sequence, the window ttaatttgcccggtggaaaaaaaaaaagagtataaagagtaagtcgttttttttttttgttacaaatacggcatatatgcgagaaaataaggtAAGTCTAATAACGTAATAACCCGCTTATTTACAACCAGTTTGAAGGGAACAAGaagtttttttaatctgttttttaatctgtgtgttttttggtaaaaagtcacaattatgttgcattttttaagagattttttttcaggctagGCTAACTAGCTAACAGTCAAATTGATTGTCCTTTGTCTAAttgcctggccaccgattcagggtgctccagcaccccctgcgacccaagcagttgagaaaatgaatgagtttgtaccaaaaacacactttttttacgcataaaaaacatttttttttgtattctacgTATTTGCAGTTTTTACGGTTATGGAATTGTGACATGAATTTAACGCCATCGAACAGCCAATCAGAATTGAGATTATTCTTGTAAATAATATACTGGATATTTTACATAACTTATTTTATGGAATTTTGTGTGGGATTGTAAACAAGTCATACACTGTTCTCAATGCACTATTAAACATgtctaaatatgttttttggtctttttttttaatactaacaattatattttaaattcctttttaataattattaatatgagtatattaatatatacagatgATTGTTAgcccttgtcaggataagcagAACGGTACAAAAGAATGcgtaaaaatgagtaaaaaaatagaaatatgcaCGTTATCGAGCATTTGAACATTattattttggttttgttttttaatacattaaattgAATGTCATATTCATAAACGAAAcatgcaaatgttgtttttggctgTCGTTGCATGAGAATTTTTAAGGTCATTTCTGTGTCAATCGTTGGAGGAAATATTTGCAACCTCCGCCgccttatttcctgtttttggtgtaatATTTGACATCACATGCTTATCTGTTTTTCTGTTGGTTTTTAGTGCAAATACGtaatttctttttaatctaCCCCGAGAAATGTACCGTAGTTAGACACACGGAAAAACACCCACAGAATTCAAGGTAAGTTTCACGTCCAAAATATCtgctttttttggttgaattttaatgtttttttctttgtgttaaaAACAGAATGAAAATCAAGATGATGCACGTCGCCGTCAgggtttttcttcttttgtgttTGGTTGCAGGTCAGTACATAACAGTAtgttaaaatcataaaaaaaaacttttattatcatatttttacattcattgaaatattgtttttgccaaatattgaaaaagtacactcgtgctttgagatatgagcttaatttgttccaagactaagctcgtatgttgatttactcgtaactcaaatcaacgtttcccatagaaatgaactaaaaaaagaaatgaatgggTTCCAaaactctgaaaaaacaaccaaaacagcattttgcattggaaaaacatttttatttgttctaatttgccatcttttaacaaagtaacaaataactagtggtttaatagtactaaaatatgtttaatagtactaaaatgtgtttaatagtactaaaatgtgtttaatagtactaaaatatgtttaatagaactaaaatgtgtttaatattactaaaatgtgtttaatagtactaaaatgtgtttaatagtactaaaatgtgtttaatagtactaaaatgtgtttaatagtactaaaatatgtttaatagtactaaaatgtgtttaatagtactaaaatgtgtttaatagtactaaaatgtgtttaatagtactaaaatatgttaaatagtactaaaatgtgtttaatagtactaaaatgtgtttaatagtactacaatgtgtttaatatactactaaaaatgtttaatggtactaaaatgtgtttaatagtactaaaaagtttaatagtactaaaatgtgtttaatagtactaaaatgtgtttaatagtactaaaatgtgtttaatagtactactaaaaatatgtttaatggtactaaaatgtgtttaatagtactaaaattagactttttgcatgataacatgctcgtaacataacataaatttaaattacaatgcagacatactcaaaaatacatttaatctaactcactggtgtcaaagtggcggcccgggggccaaatctggcccgctctatcattttgtgcggcccgggaatgTAAATCACGACTGTCTTAATAgtgatttaaataaattacaataaataatGCTACATTTTATTGCTAATTATAGCCACTAGATTCactatttgttactttgtgagtttTAGCTGGTATATTTGAACAATTCAATCAAAATCTAATCTCATTTATGTGTTATACTCGAATTAATGTAGTAATAAGATTTTAATTATgtgttcatgtttatttttttgtgtaattctTGTTCTAATTtgcatctattaacaaagtaattgTGAACAGAtggcaaattacaacaaataaaaatatttttccaacccAATATcccatttttgctgttttttcagaaggttgaaACCAATGaattcgtttttagttcatttctatgggaaacgttcatttgagttatgagtaaattgacatacgagcttagtattggaacaaattaagctcttatctcaaagcaCCACTGTAGTTAGCAGCCCTGATTTTTATGAAACAATTCATGTCCTCTCCAGAGTCTAAATCACATTTGTGATTGACACCAatgtttaaattgtatttttaaacaagGTCATTCATTCCAATacatttttctactatgattcatattttttccctattttgttCCAGGCGTTTTGGTTCTTGGACCGACGAGATCTTTCACTGTCCTGAGCGGCTCTTGCGTCCTCATTCCGTGCGAGTTTGAAATCGCGCCGTCCGCCGAACCATATTTGGCCCACGGCAACTGCGCCGCCATTTGGACTAGCCACACCAGCGAGACTCGCGAGTTTGATTCCCGTCGTAGCAAAGAGCTGAGCATCCAGTCCAACGCACTGCACGGGACGCTCATCGGGGACTTGCGGGTAGGGACATTTCAACCATGGTCTTGATCATTGGCTGCCgatttatttaccgtattttcacgactataaggcgcactggattataagtgcgccttatagtggtgaaaatacggtaattgctattgacttccaggtatgaactacacagtcacctctagagccagccattgttgattttttttgtataaaatcttgcattgggggaggagctataggatggaagatgttgtaaactaagatggctgatctgaatatttaacagtattgagtattcagttcaggcatttgtgttttttttaatatccgacagtggtggtttttcatttttggttttctgtttttcccatatataaggagcactgtctattttggagaaaacttaagacttttgagtgtgccttatagtggtgcaaatacggtaattgctattgacttccaggtatgaagcactcactcactactttacaatcacctctagagccagccattgttgattttttttgtataaaatcttgcattgggggaggagctatatgatggaagattttaagatggcatctgcatatttaacagtattgagtattcagttcaggcgtttgtgtttttttaatatccgacggTGATGGTTTTtcatcttctgtttttttccatatataaggcgcactgtctattttggagaatatttaagacttttaagtgcgccttatagtgttgaaaatacggtaaaagaattgtttttttttgttttggcaggAAAGGAACTGCAGCACCCTCCTGGATGACGTGCCGTCGCACTATCATGATCTGGTGTTGCAGTTTCAACTGGAGTGTGACGACCGACCCATTTATACCTTGAGCCCGAAAGTCCATTTGATTGTTGAAGgttggacattttcttcttctgtggtgtTTTTACTGACGGGTTTGGCACTAAGCGCTCTGTTCGAGCTGTATTGGTACAGCgatgccttgacatacgagtgagtgtcccaacatatgaggaatttgagatatgagggcAATTTTGAGCACATTTTTGCCTTAATACCCTGACTTACGAGTGTGTGTCcggacatacgagaaatttgagattcGGAAAATTCACAGcaattttttttgccctaataccttgacatacgagtttgcctacatatgaaaaatttgagatatgaggaaagtTCTGAGCCAAATTTATGAGGAaaattctgggtttttttttcagccataccttgacatacgagcgaGTGTCCCAAaatatgaggaatttgagatatgagggcAATTATCAGCACATTTTTGCCTTAATACCTTGACTTACGAGTGTGTGTCCggacatatgagaaatttgagatatgaggggAATTCTGAGCACATTTTTACCCTATTACCTTGATTtgaaatacaattaaattgacatacgagctggCTCCcggagctcgtatctcaagatattagtatacagtaatccctcaaattttgCGGCTTTactacatcacatttttttctgcttactGACCTAATTTGCTacaaaatagtctttttttttttacgtcccAGACTCGGCACCCCAGCCCGTTATCCTCGATAGTACGCCCGCGGTTGTCCTGGAGGGTACCCTGCTGGATTTGGGGTGCCGTGCCCCGGTTCTCTGCCCAACTTTGCCGCCTCTCCTAACGTGGTCACCGCAGTCTGGCAATATAACGTTGGCGGCAGAGGGCGACGCCATCTTTTTGTCCATGACCTTCATAGCCTCATATCTCCACAACAATGCCAGGATGACGTGCAGCGCCATCTACAGGAGGCAAGCAGGCCGCACGGAGCTTTCCACCCGACGTGTGAAGAAACTGCAAGTTTTAtgtaagtttttatttttattttttatatttaacaatgtcatttaatcattatttttatatcaACTTaactggaccattttagatataatatttagattgtttttttatttttttttattggattagaGGTAAAATTGGatcaaatattcagttttttttaataggggaaaatgtcttttcatcttttgattttcattttaaaagggaatcaagtatatttttaaatgtatttatttaggatctttttatatatatttttagataggtttttgaactaaaaatacagaaaaaaatggattaaaaaatgacacttattgatttaaatagggggaaaatcttgaaatttaatatacatctatactattaattttagtttgatcctaaaacagaaagtgggcactcatcattgacttacctggaccgcacaaaatgatgcgacgggccagatttggccccccgggccgctactttgacacctgtcctGTACATAATTGCTATTGTATTGGTTTTatcccaatattttttttattaaccaatttttttcattgcattgaaatcaagtgtgtgtgtgtgtgtgtgtgtaaaagcaCTACAAGTCCAGAGAAGCCACGCCCACAAAGTCAAAGCAagtcagcatttttttcccgtctTTAGTCCCTCCAAAGTTCCTGAAATTGTCCCGCTGCCAAGAAGAGCCAGGCAGGACGTTCTGTATCTGCGTGAGCCGGGCTAACCCGGCAcctatactgacttgggaatggTCCGGGATGGCGCCCAATCCCCAGAGACTGGAACTGGTGGAGCAGAGGTCCGTGGACATCACCACCATTCAAAGCGTCGTCTTGTTGAAGAGCCTCAACGACTCACTGCTCTGCATTAGCCGCAACCGCTTTGGTTCCGTTCCCTTTGCCTTCAACGCCTCCAACACCTCCTCCGTAGAGCCTCAGAAAAGTCAGTTTCCTTCCGtcaccggacgattggtcgccaccggacgattggtctccaccggacgtctggtcttcaccggacgtctggtcgacaccggacgtctggtcgacaccggacgtctggtcgacaccggacgtctggtcgacaccggacgattggtcgccaccggacgattggtcgccaccggacgtctggtcgccaccggacgtttggtcgacaccggacgtttggtctccaccggacgtctggtcttcaccggacgtctggtcgacaccggacgtttggtcgccaccggacgattggtcgccaccGGACGATTAGTcgccaccggacgtttggtcgacaccggacgtctggtcgacACCGGACGTCTCGTcttcaccggacgtttggtcgacaccggacgattggtcgccaccggacgtttggtcgccaccggacgtttggtcgccaccggacgattggtcgacaccggacgattggtcgccaccggacgtttggtcgccccggacgtttggtcgccaccggacgattggtcgccaccggacgattggtcgccaccggacgtttggtcgacaccggacgtttggtcgacaccggacgattggtcgccaccggacgattggtcgacaccggacgtttggtctggtcgccaccggacgtttggtctggtcgccaccggacgtttggtctggtcgccaccggacgtttggtcaccaccggacgtttggtcgccaccggacgtttggtcgcccccggacgtttggtcgccagggtgaatataattttgagagctggtttcaagtagatattagatattaaactatctctctcatgaatataattttgagagctgatttcaacagtaaactctctgtcttgTTGTCAAACATCTggtgaccaaacatctggtgaccaaacatctggtgaccaaacgtctggcgaccaaacgcccggcgaccaaacgtccgagtaccgtttTCTTCTTTTCATAACTATTCTCCGTAGGATCCATGTAACGCTTATGTTTTCTATCTTTCCAGACGTGGCCATTTGGACTCTTTCTGCCTTGAAAGTCACTTTAATGCTGGGATTGAATGTCCTGCTCTGGTACTTTTGCAGGTGAGTTCTAATCCGGCCCATTCCAAAGAAAAAGTAATCCGCGCAAAGCTAAAGAAgccattcattccttcattttcccaaccacaaggttcgcggggggtgccggagcccatcccTGCTAAATATGGGCACCTACGCGACACTATTTAgactgttagccagctagcctagcaccatttgtttgttattcatAAATGTTCACGTATGTTTGTTAAGTAACATGATGAAGAAAGCTTTTGTATTTCTTTCAGGTACAGGAAGACCAAAGTCAAGACGCCATCTAgcgaaaaacaagaaaatgataCCCCAGACCGGTCGCCCACCCCTGAGGTACGTATGTTCACACTATCGATTACATTGAAATTAAACCAttgaaatgaaccaaaacatCCATAAAGGCATTACATTATTAAATattcaaaacacaaaatggcTTTGTCCATTATAAATAGATGGCACGGTGGGTGAGTGTTTAATATTTTGGCCTCGTAGTTCTGAGGTCGTGGGTACGATCCCAGTTTGGGCCTCTCTGTGTggattttaaagatttttttgcttttatgttTAAATAATACTTTTAGAAGACATTTTAGTGCAGAATGTCGAGCAGCCGGCACAAAATGGCCGCCACCTCTTAGTAAATCTGTTCTTTCTCCCCTTCATCTTTTAGATGGAACCCGTTTACTACAACGCCTCGTAAGTAGTGGAGGATGGCGAGCGGCCAACTGCGATTCGCCTACGCTACGGGTGTCAAAtgtacggctcgcgggccaaaaAAGGCCCTCTAGTGGGTCCGACGGGTACTTGATAGTTTCCTATGACTTTCATACACTTTGTCAACAATTaaacactttcattttttcccccaaaaaaaaacaggtttgtgAGTTGTGTCATCAAGTGCACTTTGCTCCATTTCCAATTCgttctgggatcgaaccctcgtcCCGGAACTGCGAGCCCAATGTTCAAACCACTTTTTCACCgtgccgttttttttaaatagtttttttttcttccagttttTGTAGCTacgtgttgtttttgtttttacatttttttatttctccagggaaaatttagtgttcaaccgaCCCATGTTTTTAACTtaagtacccgtagaaaacccacacaggcccaaatAAACACGATAACTCCACACATAAAGGTTGGAAtccaccgggaattgaaccctaaATGTCAGAAGTGCATGACAATTCCACACGTAAAGTTTGGAATCcaccggggattgaaccctcgatctcagaagtGCGAGACGACCTTAAAGAACCACTTTACACCGGACTAACTCGAGGAATGTTGAAATTGGGatccattttatgtttttttctggttcTTTCTGTTATTGCGACAAAAGTTTCAGTTAATTTCTGTCCAAATCGCTGTCGAAATATTTGAGACCACAAAGAGAATTTCCTCAATTGGTCACCACAatattatcataaaaaaaatgtcattttgaagtGTAAACTTCCCATTTAAAGTAATCATTCGATTCAGGATGTCTTTCGTCTTCCATTTTAATGGATGTCGTCAATTGTGTTCttcttttttgaagaaaaaaaatagttttgaacAAATCACACTTCCTCACAAAAGTTGAACTTAGGaggacacatacacaaatatgtacacacaaatatgtacacacacCTTTCCACACATCCTCACAATGACACAGCTGTTGAACCACAAATGTTCAAATGGAGGTTTTcaaattttcttcatttcaagCCGTGCCATCTACGCAAAGGTAAGCTTCCAAAAAATATGTCTTATgatgttttctgttgttttattgttttccaatttctgtttttttaagggaattCATTGCTACTTCTTCATTGGTCGTGTCAACAAAAGCTGGGAATAAAAATGAAACGTGTCGCCGGGCAGATTTTTCTACTTTGTGCTTTGCTTGAaggtgagttgttttttttctactcaaaaatagtttagtttttagttttacttatttttattttattttggagaatGAGCCCACCCTCTTTCTTACTGCTTCTtaaacaaattattatttattttaattaaatactacttttttgttgttaagaccatacatgtttttgcttGATATGAagctttttgaaaaatgtcatttccttAATTTGTCGCGTAGATTCGGtcaattattataataaataagtagtagtcaacatgataaataGGTGGTAGCAGTAGTCAATATGATAAATAGGTTGTAGTTGTCAATATGATAAATAGGTTGTAGTAGTCAATATGATAAataggtggtagtagtagtccacatgatagataggtggtagtagtagtcaatatGATAAataggtggtagtagtagtccacatgataAATAGGTTGTAGTAGTCCATAAGATAAAtgggtggtagtagtagtcaataAGATAAATAGGTGGTAGTAGTAATCAATATGATAAATAGGTGGTAGTCGTAGTCCACATGATAAATAggtagtagtagtcaatatGATAAataggtagtagtagtagtccataTGATAAAtagttagtagtagtagtccataTGATAAAtaggttgtagtagtagtccatATGATAAataggtagtagtagtagtagtccataTGATAAataggtagtagtagtagtagtccataTGATAAataggtagtagtagtagtagtagtccataTGATAAataggtagtagtagtagtcaattTGATAAATAGGTGGTAGTACACAATATGATAGATAGgtggtagtagtcaacataataaattagtAATCAGGtacaaaagtgactaaaaaGTGTGAGATAAGAAAccgtatttaaaaaatgacattgtgttGTTTGTCCAGGCTGCGTTTGCCAGGAGTGGGCGACCATGCTTCCGTCGTCCGTCCAGTCGCTGAGCGAATCGTGCCTTTTCATCCCGTGCGCCTTCAGCATCCCTCCATCCTTTGACCAGCTCCTGAACCAGGACTGCGCCGTGGTCTGGAGGCGCTCTAACCGCTTCTCTTACACCGACGTCTTTAACTCAAGGTTCACCAGAGACCAGAGCGACCGGGCCGACTTCCTGCAGGGAAATCTCCTGGGAGACTTACTGGTAAGGAAACTCCAACTGGTTCGGAGATACACCAGGTGGCCAATCAATGACCAATCACCACAAAACCAAGCGCTAACACTAGCGtgcatgtttttagcatgtggTAAGGGAACCGgagtatacatttatacatttttctgctattttttGTCCTATCTCGTGACAGGAAAAAAACTGTAGCACCCTCCTGGAAGACGTGTCGTCAAACTATGCCGGCTCGTACTTTTTGAGGCTGGAATGTGACAATTCGCTCAAGTTCAACTTTGTGAACTTCCTCGTCGAATGGCAGATTCAAGGTCAAAGGTCTTCTACTTCGCTTTTTCCTCCTTCACTTTTGCCTTCTTGACTTCTTGTTCTCTCTAGACTCGGCGCCCCAACCCTCTATCGCCCCCAGCACGGTGGAGGCGACAGAGGGTACTGCGCTGGATTTGGAATGTCGGGCGCCGATTCTCTGCCCGACGTTGCCGCCCGTTTTGACGTGGACGCCGCGGTTGGGCGAGGTCGCCGAGGCCGACGCCCAATCCGTCATGACTTTGACAGCCAACCATCGTCATGACGACGTTCGGGTGACTTGCAGCGCCTTCTACAGGAGGCAAGCGGGATATTCCGGGATTTCTACAAACCGTGGGTTGACGCTTCGGGTTTTATGTGAGTGGTTTATCCCATTTTATTCGGAAACGCttagcctcacaagggtcgcggggggtgccggagtctatcCTTGATAAACTACAAGAACCAGGCAAGGGGGGTGGCCCGAattagccaatcacaaggcacaatcCCTCGTAGctttgggcaatttagagtgttagccggctagcctagcatgctttttttgggatgcgggtgaaaataacattaattaTTAAAAGATTAGGTGTAATGTAGCATTAAATTGTCAGGTttattctataaaaataatgatctggctattttttttaattaaaaaaaggtcaatttttttaaagaatgtttcGAAATTTTGATTTCTGGCAAAAAGAATTTGGATTCTAGAGAAAATTGAGCCACCAAAGTAGCTTAAACTGGTTTAACATTGctcaaattttaaaatgtctattttatttgttgtgtTTAGATGGTCCAAAATACACGAACGTGAGCTACGATGGTCCCGCCTTGGCGGACACGTGGCTCACATTGACCTGCCAGAGCAACGCCAACCCTCCCCCTGATTATACTTGGTACCAAGCGGTTGACGGGCAGGTGACGCAGGTG includes:
- the LOC144199552 gene encoding myelin-associated glycoprotein-like, which gives rise to MKIKMMHVAVRVFLLLCLVAGVLVLGPTRSFTVLSGSCVLIPCEFEIAPSAEPYLAHGNCAAIWTSHTSETREFDSRRSKELSIQSNALHGTLIGDLRERNCSTLLDDVPSHYHDLVLQFQLECDDRPIYTLSPKVHLIVEDSAPQPVILDSTPAVVLEGTLLDLGCRAPVLCPTLPPLLTWSPQSGNITLAAEGDAIFLSMTFIASYLHNNARMTCSAIYRRQAGRTELSTRRVKKLQVLFPPKFLKLSRCQEEPGRTFCICVSRANPAPILTWEWSGMAPNPQRLELVEQRSVDITTIQSVVLLKSLNDSLLCISRNRFGSVPFAFNASNTSSVEPQKNVAIWTLSALKVTLMLGLNVLLWYFCRYRKTKVKTPSSEKQENDTPDRSPTPEMEPVYYNAS